The Silene latifolia isolate original U9 population chromosome 4, ASM4854445v1, whole genome shotgun sequence region tctgtggacgcacatcggtctctttgaaagccacgctcggcggcgtaaaaatgctttcgaccggatcgttttagatcagtcggtttcgtctcggtaagggtctcgaaacgattagagatgttcggagtcaccaccaagcatttgtgggatgcctggaacccgttcgaattccactttatacctcggtcaaatcgaagcacaaagcagcgtttgacataggtactaaagataaggaaatcgtccctctttagcatcctatctctagaatgactctcgtacgccctggataagctcgtccactatccaaagtttctgagtaagaggtgaaggtacgtattgggaagccctttaatcagacacccaatcccgccccgCGTTTAGCGCTCTCTtaccgatcgatcttggttggttgaatgcaaaagttgataaaacggtttaaatgcatgaatgcgcatccaataatttaaacctaacatgtgagagctttctaagtcggttgatttaatccaagtatcaagtataagatgtcgagttggattaatgattgatttccatgcaagacggaaattaaacatccatttaccgtattaggtttagggtgcataacgtgatccatttgtcttagtaaggcatttggcaaatgtggttttggataatcaaatagtcatctgatccgtcctatatccgggctaaccggagacgggatcgtcctagactaatctttggaagggaGCAGGCCTGTACCaggacggctatatgaggcgcgagccggccggcggtgtaaggggcctcctcggttttgaaaatgagaaatggaaagctgtttaggcgcgggttattacggtttatgtgccgtgttctgaccttttagaaaacgttataaaacgtgttgaaaatgggtatttgaacccggtttggtttAAAAGGGGGTcgcttagaccgcatttgttgatttgaagaactagactcgaataatcatcattatttgataatattcggtgtcgggttcgatttgacaaacttgacatgaatagttttgaaaaatgattatggactaattgttttaagtccatttgaatgtaattagtcgatactcatcatcgtacccgggttaaaatccggcatggtatgtagaaccaaggatgactttgtgttggtgactaatgtatttgtttgaaaatgtgaagaaatgaaataaaggctttaaaataccttctaaatgtcattaaccaaatattatcaccgaaacatggatttaaccgtcatggtatgaagaaccaagggtgaaaaatgctttatggttaaaacatgtgaaataaaataacaatggttcgaaaatacttgaaatggtgaaaaccgattacaaatatgaaaaatggattaagggaaatgacgagaacaaacacggttgatttctggtctgaataccccatttaggcgcgagctagttggcgacctaaggggcttctgcctcagaccaaaaataagttttggctcgtttattccatgttttggttcatgttatgcatgttttagcatgttagagtcatgaaacaaatgaaaacataataaaagaggatttttacaccctcatacttacatgtttggttatggcgagtgaccgacgtaagtgtaacaactcgtttgatcggaaaaaactcggtttaaaaccgttttggtaagtaaaaagagtgttttaaaagtttagtgatggtgtagtggtcggtcaagtgatttaatgcacgatgacggtaccaaataatgtgtaaggcttgtatttacgatcggtaggtcgtaaatacgcgtcgggttgtgacttaagaagtcgagtcgagaattttaagggagaaaagaggaggcggacactcgcgtaagtctcaaatgggtggcatttgaagggtatttataggagaatgagtggttgtgtgagttttgaccgacgtggccacatgggctgctcaaagaggcgcgagccacgtcgcgggtcttcgagctgtgttgtcactatcacaacaaacgcaatcatgatttgttctatcctaggttttgtagtcacatgtttggtacttgaccaacatgaatccgggaaaacttaaggtagaaggttttgaaatgtttgttttttgtgtttgactcggtttgactcgttgttagagtcgggatttgaatttttgagtcggtttttggtccggtgccggttttgactctagttagtgtcattgcgaccccgtcgtcgtgcattaaacactccaggtatttttgaaatgttttgaaatgttttattttcgaaatcattttaagttttccgacgtaaagttgtacacaaactgtcgatcaaacgctgcgattcccaaaacatgttgtagtccgataatcatcgggtgtttgttaaaGTCTCGGAgatcgggtatctctgagccctcactttgactgaggcttggacagggcgaaagtcaaagtagagcccccaggtcaatcgaagattacaacctggaggcccaagcgacgtcgaggcggctcgaaaggattcgggccaaggacctgccgtcgggaagggcgacgccaagacgactcgagggtacgagccaaggacctatcgtcgggaacagtttagagtctgtcaactgtccgtgcgggtacaaacaaagcaacccagcagcaaaggcactcaggccatcatatatacaaccaaaagggatatgtacaccaaactgggggctcgagccccaaaacaagatccaaatgtccaaaagcgggtcctaaaatgtataaatgtacaaaaatacaaccaaaaaacAAGAAGTAACAcagaagctactgctggtcgccgtctagctcagcaactctcgcctcgagagcagcaacctcggtgtcacgaacctcgagctccctcatcAGGCAGgtcgtctcctctcgggactgggcaagctctcgctccagctcgcgctccctctgcaaacaacaagaactggctcatgtcaataatttcaaacataaaggaagattagaaaattcaaaaatgaagtaaacggaaggttcatacctgacgtcctcggccaccagcaagtgcctcgacggcagtagccctcagccggttggctaccctccacaaagccacgaaccgggatggcgcaacctgcattccGAAAGAAAATTCTTAGCGATTggacaaactcgagcaaatgtATTCTTACACGAAATCGTATAAATaagaagactcaccctccgaatcagatgctgccactcgtccaagccagcatctctcaccgccacgtcaaactcacgtagctcggagatcgtcgccatccccgtcgtgtcggtgtactcaagggtctcggggtactctgggggctcgatgcccgccgcctcgaccttcTGCAAGATCAGGtgatttccgttaaccgatgatctttcatcgtattctcaaaaaatcaaaaatgaaagaggataaagcacttaccacaaccggccaatacgccaatctcccgtagaggaacgctgagtagtcctcaccaggaagaaggagggcatcgCCACCGACACCgaccaggtcagcctccctctcagcctcagaaggctccctaaacatcgtccgaggaggatcgatgggaaccgtcaagacgtcccgagagcactgacgagccaagcgctcacccaagtaccacacaggacccatcgacgtcctcaacagcagccggctcgagctcctaggtcgaaggacctcagccacgaaaggaggagcgccagcgtactcctcccaaggcctgggcacccactagagaATCAagcgaagggtcattcttatgatcagttctaaaagtagaaacAAGCAAAatgtaaggtgaaatactcacgccgtccagctgaagagcgttcacctcccgccgacagacgtcgtggaaagaacgccgactcctcgtgcggcacatcacccaatccctcataacgggataggccttctccaccggctccgtcctcttgggcgcgaggcccgaaaagtaggagtacacccacaccTGCAAAACgagataatcaacaacgatctttcgtgatttgataaagaaaaggaaatgatctttcattaaATGAAGTGAagtttcatacctccaacagcagtccagggccgacagcagcaggagaagtccccttctccatcaactccgaacgaaccatggccctcatgaagcggatgaggaccgcaaaaccagcagtgacccagtcccaacggcctagggagctcaggtcagaaagaaagggaagaagcttcgtcaaaagcctctctcccttgtctctgacgtagatcgaagacaagaaccaccagagccacaggcgaactctctgctctgcagtgcagggaggaggagccgtctccctcccctcgatcaccactgacgccggggtcttccccgcaaagtagtctcgaacgtaggaactaggcaccaagccaggtaccaCAGCCGCCTttggcgccaagttccagccgatcagcctcctagcctccgccgagtcaaccctcatggctgtctccggccaatccaccacctcagtccactacggcagaccagaaatcatgtcgttgtcctccaacgtgacccccacctcaccaaaaggcatgtgaaacgtggaagtcgtgtcccaaaaccggtccaagaaggcTCGGACGagactaaggttagcccgaatcttcctcctcgcaatatccctccaagcctgcaccaaggcgtcgaacgctccccgctcgatcatggctcgctcctcagccgacagcctctcgtagcaccccatcgccgtcgtgtagcccgagaacgacctgatgttctcggcctcctatgttgatttgaaacaaaagtaaTCTTTTAgctcagatgaagaagaaaaggaatgacaaacagagatgaaagaagatgaatgaagagtgatgaattctatttaccaagctcttcaccgtcctgtaggataggtgaccctccgcaacccaaagcaggtgcctactgtcccaggtctcagcccacacacgtgctcccctcagctggcgaccaccccgtccaaggttggcccgtctcggggcctcctcctcctcaacaacctcctcctctaggacctcgtcctcagcagccgtcaccgcggcagtgaaagcctcctccaacgcctcctcaagcatctgAGAAGGGTCAACGGCAGTGTCTAcgtccatgggatccctcccggatgtagaagcctcgtcacctgcaaaattaaaagtaaatttaggccgcgtcaagcgacgacaagccttgattaggggattttcgagttttcggagctccgaaatcgctcttttctcgccatctttggcaaatttcccacaaacccgtccgctcatgtggtaatttgggtcaagtcaagcctaagttgaagcctagtcatgggttcgagtcggaatttcgacagcatttcgttataacggcgattatgccctagaaagtgtcctgaaaaagtcatcacaaaccaaaattccgagatggtaggaagtttacccataatacaaggattccaaatatcaagtttcgtcacaaatgggcaatcctaaggctattttcgaagcgatttacggtttagctgtgaaaccgtcacaatttcactcaaatgctcaaaactcaatgaaaattcgaaacaaatacatggttatgatccttatattaccaattggccgtttacaaagtcaatttttcaaggcaaaatcatttgggggaaaagtcccaaattttcgattaattagggtcgaaaaccctaattttgtcgatctcatttgatcaaatacggaatataaatgcaagattgatacacatacctcgattagtcatggcaaatgcaagcttttggatcaaattttgacggaaatggttggaatttgagagagaaattgagaaattatgtttcgaataaatgaagtaaaaccctttgtttcatcgggtttttacgcaggaaagacacgcccaggaatagacgcagtaagtgctgcgcctcttccaagggacgcagctcttgctgcgcctcttcctcagcctcccttcatacgaattttcgaaaattcgttatgagttcgttatcttgtgggcccatctttgctgcgcctcttccttgatgccatatcggatatttgatccgtttgacatatattcttcacccggatccacatcttccaagccaacagcaaattatcgccttatttttatccaagacctagcttgtcacaacgagcgttccttctttgacaggtgtttcgacacacatttattctgttcccccagcgagagtacacagaTAGAcactccctctcgagacatggagatcagttcccgattatgttcccccagtgagagtacacggatagacactccctctcgagacatggagatcagttcccgattatgttcccccagcgagagttcacgaccgacagtcattccctctcgagacatggagatcagcaTCGACCACAAACCCTTCCGAAGTTTATTTGAAGacgacacaagcagatttctcccagcagttccagactgtgtcctgctgtcttctcccaatatcgtgttttgtttcccctggagtttcaaggaatttcaggtatggtctcttatTATGGTTGaggagcttccttacgtagtctaatggactttaaacgaccctccccgatagtcgacacactctaaaatgttcccgacgacaggtccttggctcagaccccttgagtttcctcgcgtcgccatagtcgtcaggttgtaatcttcgattgacctgatggctatactttgactttcgccttgtccaagcctcagtcaaagtgggggctctgtagatacctcatttctgcacctcccgcaaaccacccggtgatgattgggccgcatgtttggtacgcggaacgatttgtgacagttcgtaagtttatcgtcaagtgatcgctcaaacactggtgtctacctcttaattgtcatctacgtgccgatacggtcgttttggcagtaattagagtacatttggagtccgggtcataaaaaccgtcttcattttctaaaaccgagtcagaatgttctggaattttccggatatttctattccatattttgcaatcttttaatctttggcaaataatttcccgtaatattcacacaaaatattaaggaaaacaacattaatccgttattccataaccaaaacacggaaatctttcttccgcaggaggaaaccacttgggaaaggacgcagcaagtgctgcgcctcttccaagagacgcagtgcttgttgCGCcacttcccaggtccttttctgcgtatttttcgtatcttttcatattttttcgagattcacttccaaagtttctccgaaaaccctatttcctctacgtgattagtataaatagagaccttcggtctcacatatttctcacgagagtgtccgcccttctcttctccctttgcattctaagaccacgctcttgctttttggcgtctacgtgcttgaactttcgaccacgtaagctcggatccttctgagtaccagcctcgttttgcatgaccgaccaatttgaccaactccacatcaataaacattaataaatcttgttcgttttcctcctagagggcactttcgtctacattcgagtcgagcatcactaaacgttaacttaattcatctcgtttcgtcaaacatgtaagtctgagggtgtaaatccttctttatttattgttctttattattgtaatcatcattgtaagatttatgtcgaaagtaatattaaaaccgatttgtaaaaccatgtcttaaaacccttttttacggattatcagagggcagccgtcgagaaaggacgcagcaactactgcgcctcttcgaagggacgcagtacctgctgcgcctcttcgtgaagctgccgcagttccttcttcctttcttcttccttcgtcttttgataattcgattgttttgtttcgttttcaattgttcatatttcttttaaCCCGATAATTTGATTATATTAattttaatatgttaataattcattgttaattaattcatcataattctcgacttaaatcccaagtaattcatatttgcgggttttcgtcattaaaatcaaattcgggttttagagattcgattcatccatattgagtctctggaattcatccttgACATAGTTGCATCTGTTattcatcgtcaccatcattaattcgtcgttaagaacttgtttaacctaattaatttgtttagtttattaatttgtaattaattaaccttattaatcttgtaaatactcgttctaattagttttcatccgtgttttatcgtttttatgacttaattcacatgtaaataacctgttaatcactttcattcgagtcaattattcatgatcaagcattaaaatcaccaacgaacattaacaatttgcaattccggcttcacagccagaactgagccaaggaacggactaCTACAAAAAAAGGCTTAGAGAACTGTTGAAATGAGCTTTAGAAAACGCCTTAGAGGCGTTCTCCAACTCACCGTTCTCTAAAGCTTAGAGAACTCTTAGAAGATGCGTTTTCTATTCACAATCATAGAGAACGGTTAAAATGAGCTTTAGAGAACACCTGATAAGCGTTCTATTTTCCTAGGAAAAGAGAACGGTTGGGTAAGCAACAGTTCTCTATCCCTcttggtttttaaaaaaaaaatattgatgatatttggataaaattaatatatttaattattCTCATTAAAATCAAGTACCGATACCAATACACTTGTTTCACAACAGAGCTCAAAACAAAGACAAATTTGACTAAGTCCTTTTACATAACTTCAAAACATAGCGCTACATGCACACATAATCTCATCTTTAATTCATGTTGTAACTTCAACCGCACATCTTGCAGCAACGTCAATTGATCCACTTGGAAGAAAGGAATAAAAGGATGAAATGTGTCAAGTGATAACCTGTCACTAATAACAAGAACAACCATACGTAAGATATGAGTAGTAGAAAGGAGAATTAAAAGAGGCGGTGAGTACGATAAAGATGTAAGTATAAAAAGTTCTAAAAGGTAAAAAACTGGAGAATAGAATAGCAGGTCCAAATCAGCAATACACACATGAAGCCAAACACGGGGAAAAAATTTCAAGCAAAGCTCTCAACATTTATAATTAGTCTTAATAGATCAACACCATGTAGCAAGACTAGCACTGAATTAGTGGAGTATAGAAACGACATAATGTAAAAACAGACCTTGAGAGAACATCGCTGTGTATCTAGTTCCTCTCCACAAGGGTATAACGAAATATTGACTGCAGGAAATGTAAAGAAAATAAGGCGGAAATTGCAACTCCTAGAAAGTAGTCAGCTTGAATTCTTGAAAAACAGTATAAGAAAATACCAATCAGCTGCTCTTTGCTCAAACAACCGATATTACTTCGCTTTCATGGTGGCACCAATATGACCTCTTCCCAAGTGATACTGATAATCAAGAAAAACCTTGTTAGGTTCCAATCACAACAACATGAACTCGGGGCAAGGAAGGAATCTGATTCTCAGTAGGATTGAAGGTTCCGATTGTATTTCCAAGCCTCAACAATCTGAGACCAGCCAGCTAGCATATGAAGTTGTgcaacttgttcctcaaggttcctATTGTATTTCCAAGCCCACCTCAGCAATCGCTGAATCATATCTCTTAAATCATTAAGTTCCAGCTCATTGTTGAAGGCACTCAACTAGCAACGCAACAAATAGTGTCATTccatacagagaaatgctactaGACTGAACATTGAAGAGGTAATTTATAGAAAAGGTGCAACACAACTACCAAGTTTTTGTAAAATAGGATGGGGATTAAAAGTTACATCACAAACCTGCCAGAGCTTATCCCGAAATGATTCAAGATTAATTAGCCGGTCCCCTCTCTCTGAGTAATGGTATACACCACTCTTTTCAGAGACAGAACTTCGAAGTATTTCTTCAGCCTGAAAAGAGAAGGCTCATTTTAAAAGCTCTATACAGAAATTTAAAAGATAAAGCAAATGAAAGTAAACGTTATAAAGTTATCAGGCTTTACCAGCATACTACACTTCACATTGGCCACAACTTGTGAATAGGCCATAGTGGCCTCAGGTGGTCGAAACTGAATGACGTCGAGCAGTTCTAATGCCTGAAGTTACGGGAAGCATACATATGAGATGTATTATGCAGTTCTAATAATGAAGAATCACATCGAATAAGCTTGAAATAGAATAAAGCTCGCCACTAATGAAGGTTTCTGAACTC contains the following coding sequences:
- the LOC141652386 gene encoding nuclear pore complex protein NUP205-like is translated as MAYSQVVANVKCSMLAEEILRSSVSEKSGVYHYSERGDRLINLESFRDKLWQLSAFNNELELNDLRDMIQRLLRWAWKYNRNLEEQVAQLHMLAGWSQIVEAWKYNRNLQSY